A genomic segment from Methanolobus zinderi encodes:
- the rpl12p gene encoding 50S ribosomal protein P1 — translation MEYIYAALLLHKAGKDVTEEAITAVLEAAGTEVNDARAKALVAALEDVDIEEAMATAAVAAPAAAGAPAAAAEEAPAAEEEAAAEEESEEEAEEDGMAGLGALFG, via the coding sequence ATGGAATACATATATGCAGCACTTTTATTGCACAAAGCTGGTAAAGACGTTACAGAAGAAGCAATCACTGCCGTACTCGAGGCAGCAGGTACAGAAGTAAACGACGCACGCGCAAAGGCACTCGTTGCAGCTCTTGAAGATGTAGACATCGAAGAGGCAATGGCAACCGCAGCAGTCGCAGCACCTGCAGCAGCCGGTGCACCTGCAGCAGCCGCAGAAGAAGCACCTGCCGCCGAGGAAGAGGCAGCTGCAGAAGAAGAATCAGAGGAAGAAGCAGAAGAGGACGGAATGGCCGGCCTCGGAGCACTTTTCGGATAA
- a CDS encoding ABC1 kinase family protein, translated as MFKKLRRYITIFRVFSKYNLFSLLYTEANNYYVSSKRNPCVADVKNQKNAEKLRMALEELGPTFVKLGQILSKRPDIVPPVYVEELSGLQDNVRSIDFEQMKIAFDGFQCRIDESGEQVSDFDVLDVFDSFNKVPIASASIAQVYEAQLDGKKVAVKITRPNIIDTINLDLDILDDMKPLMVKVLGLGSNFDIDAFLFEFRDLLNREIDLRNEARNLKRFRDNFEDVKEVHVPQVYDEYSNESVLIMEYMEGVPVKKVSRISVEKRKWYAKIISQSYLKQVYLDGFYHADPHSSNILIQEDGIAYIDFGAVGTIDDELRRNMLNLFYGIYKKKIDIVFDAFLKISGVYREDINVRRFRIDLDDIISKQNYSVGERQSDNYATLGLRYNLSLPSEFSTLERALILIEANCFELDPKFNLLENAKDIINQVLLKRYSPFEAAEYLQLEGDRYLDIVKDLPQGINDVIETIRGYRIERFEQKSKEIKRYRTVDTALKYIFLIAILISSAYLAVNGEGYLPTMGVVGFSSSIVLFGIMFFRSS; from the coding sequence ATGTTCAAAAAACTCCGCAGATACATTACCATTTTTCGCGTCTTTTCAAAATATAACCTTTTCAGTCTTCTGTACACAGAGGCCAATAATTATTATGTTTCCAGCAAACGTAACCCATGTGTTGCTGATGTCAAGAATCAGAAGAATGCTGAAAAGCTGAGAATGGCACTGGAGGAACTTGGTCCTACCTTTGTTAAGCTCGGGCAGATACTGAGCAAAAGACCGGATATCGTGCCTCCTGTATATGTGGAAGAACTATCCGGGCTTCAGGACAATGTCAGGTCCATCGATTTTGAACAGATGAAAATTGCCTTTGATGGCTTCCAATGCCGTATTGATGAATCAGGAGAGCAGGTAAGCGATTTTGATGTACTGGACGTTTTCGATAGTTTCAATAAGGTTCCCATAGCATCTGCTTCCATTGCACAGGTCTATGAGGCACAGCTCGATGGTAAAAAAGTTGCAGTAAAGATCACAAGACCCAATATTATCGATACCATAAACCTGGATCTGGACATACTCGATGATATGAAACCTCTCATGGTAAAGGTTCTGGGACTTGGAAGCAACTTTGATATTGACGCATTTCTTTTTGAGTTCAGGGACCTTCTGAACCGTGAGATTGACCTGAGGAACGAGGCCAGGAACCTGAAACGCTTCCGGGATAATTTCGAGGATGTGAAAGAGGTCCACGTTCCGCAGGTCTATGATGAATACTCCAATGAGAGTGTGCTCATCATGGAGTATATGGAAGGTGTTCCTGTAAAGAAAGTTTCCCGTATTTCCGTTGAAAAAAGGAAGTGGTATGCAAAGATCATCAGCCAGAGCTACCTGAAACAGGTATACCTTGACGGCTTCTACCATGCGGACCCCCACAGCTCCAATATCCTTATTCAGGAAGATGGTATCGCCTACATTGATTTCGGGGCCGTGGGTACGATAGATGACGAGCTTCGCCGCAATATGCTGAACCTTTTCTACGGTATCTATAAGAAAAAGATAGATATCGTCTTTGATGCGTTCCTGAAAATATCCGGAGTATACAGGGAAGATATTAACGTTCGCCGTTTCAGGATAGACCTTGACGATATCATCTCAAAGCAGAACTATTCCGTGGGGGAGCGTCAGAGTGATAATTACGCGACACTGGGTCTGAGATACAATCTCTCACTTCCAAGTGAGTTCTCCACCCTTGAGAGGGCACTGATCCTTATCGAAGCCAATTGCTTTGAGCTTGATCCGAAGTTCAATCTGCTGGAGAATGCAAAGGATATTATCAATCAGGTTTTACTGAAACGCTATTCTCCTTTCGAGGCTGCAGAATATCTCCAGCTTGAAGGAGACAGGTATCTTGATATCGTGAAGGACCTTCCACAGGGTATAAACGATGTGATCGAGACTATCCGGGGTTACAGGATCGAGAGGTTTGAGCAGAAAAGTAAAGAGATCAAACGTTATCGCACCGTTGATACTGCCCTGAAATACATATTCCTTATTGCTATATTGATCTCATCCGCGTATCTGGCTGTTAACGGTGAGGGTTACCTGCCGACTATGGGTGTGGTGGGGTTCAGTAGTTCCATTGTTCTTTTTGGAATCATGTTTTTCAGGAGTTCTTGA
- a CDS encoding energy-coupling factor ABC transporter ATP-binding protein: MKPDTPVIELKNTSYFYASSKTKALDDASLRIYPGEKIALLGANGAGKSTLFKHLNGILKPASGQVLVNGKEISRNNIREVRQTVGIVFQNPDDQILAPTVEQDVAFGPMNMGLPEKEVESRVAEALKLVHMSGFEERSPHHLSGGQKKLVAIAGILAMRPRVVVLDEPTAGLDPQTANQVINVIEEMNRELGITVILSTHDVDIVPLFADRVYVIHHGRIEAEGTAREIFKKHEVLENAHLRMPRIAEVFELLLESGVDVDIKITPSDARDEILRLLGSQAEKQRQENANHAY; encoded by the coding sequence ATGAAACCAGATACCCCTGTAATAGAACTGAAAAACACCTCCTACTTTTACGCAAGCAGCAAAACAAAAGCTCTTGATGATGCCAGTCTGAGGATATATCCCGGAGAGAAGATAGCACTGCTGGGTGCAAACGGTGCCGGAAAGTCAACCCTCTTCAAACACCTGAACGGAATCCTAAAACCGGCTTCAGGTCAGGTACTTGTCAACGGGAAGGAGATATCCAGGAATAACATCCGGGAAGTGAGGCAAACAGTGGGAATCGTTTTCCAGAATCCGGATGACCAGATACTTGCCCCCACAGTGGAACAGGACGTTGCCTTCGGACCCATGAATATGGGACTTCCTGAAAAGGAAGTTGAGAGCAGGGTCGCAGAGGCACTAAAACTCGTACACATGTCAGGTTTTGAAGAGCGTTCTCCCCATCACCTTAGCGGAGGACAGAAAAAGCTCGTGGCCATCGCAGGAATACTTGCCATGCGACCCAGGGTCGTTGTGCTGGATGAACCCACCGCAGGACTGGACCCCCAGACAGCAAATCAGGTCATCAATGTTATAGAAGAGATGAATCGGGAGCTTGGCATCACAGTAATACTCTCCACGCACGATGTAGATATCGTGCCCCTGTTCGCCGACAGGGTTTACGTTATCCATCATGGCAGGATAGAAGCCGAGGGAACTGCCAGGGAGATATTCAAAAAACACGAGGTACTGGAGAATGCACATCTCAGGATGCCCAGGATTGCAGAGGTTTTCGAGCTGCTGCTGGAGAGCGGAGTTGATGTGGACATAAAAATAACACCATCCGATGCCCGGGATGAGATACTGCGTCTTCTGGGATCACAGGCAGAGAAACAAAGGCAGGAAAATGCAAATCACGCTTACTGA
- the cbiQ gene encoding cobalt ECF transporter T component CbiQ produces MQITLTDIERESYKDSPVHRLDGRAKILATIAIIVFAVSLPRIDDSNFVRLAAIELYLLSLILLARLNLFYVLIRFLAVLPFGLAMVVIQPFVRQPFIDTFTVIAEFPLGITMTYEGLYFGLSLLAKYIVCVSAIVLLSSTMKMNDMVVSARRLGIPKEFTLLLTMMVRYLFVFWIMLKRIRTAQKTRLFDIWNKNVPRRWILEQVGYTISSLFLRSYEQGERTYISMLCRGYGNDTDNIYIHKNKLRFTDATFIISTAAILLLLVLM; encoded by the coding sequence ATGCAAATCACGCTTACTGATATTGAGAGAGAATCCTACAAGGACAGCCCTGTGCACAGACTGGACGGCAGGGCCAAGATACTCGCAACCATTGCAATAATAGTCTTTGCCGTAAGCCTTCCACGTATTGATGACAGCAACTTCGTCCGACTTGCAGCAATTGAACTGTATCTTTTATCGCTTATACTGCTGGCAAGGCTGAACCTGTTCTATGTATTGATTCGATTTCTGGCAGTTCTGCCCTTCGGCCTGGCAATGGTCGTGATACAGCCGTTTGTAAGACAGCCATTTATCGACACATTTACAGTTATCGCTGAATTTCCGCTGGGAATCACAATGACATATGAAGGCTTGTACTTCGGCCTTTCACTCCTTGCAAAGTACATAGTTTGCGTAAGCGCCATCGTGCTTCTATCCTCAACAATGAAAATGAACGACATGGTGGTGTCCGCAAGGCGCCTGGGAATACCAAAGGAGTTCACACTTCTGCTGACCATGATGGTCAGGTATCTCTTTGTGTTCTGGATTATGCTCAAGCGTATCAGGACAGCACAGAAGACCAGACTCTTTGACATATGGAACAAGAACGTACCCCGCAGATGGATACTGGAGCAGGTGGGCTACACCATCAGTTCACTGTTCCTGCGTTCCTACGAGCAGGGAGAGAGAACATACATAAGCATGCTGTGCAGGGGTTACGGTAATGATACGGATAATATATACATCCACAAGAACAAACTCAGGTTCACGGATGCTACTTTTATTATAAGCACAGCAGCAATTCTGCTTTTGCTGGTTTTGATGTAA
- a CDS encoding PDGLE domain-containing protein, with product MSDTMSGNQNMKFLYAGIAIALLISVLAPFLASSDPDGLESAAMDIVDEAKLTAMEEVAPAVESPMPDYAIEGMGKTGEVAAIVAGTLIVLVIGFAFGKLTKK from the coding sequence ATGAGTGATACAATGTCAGGCAATCAGAATATGAAGTTTCTCTATGCGGGTATAGCAATTGCGCTGCTAATATCCGTACTTGCACCATTCCTTGCATCATCTGATCCAGATGGTCTTGAGAGTGCTGCAATGGATATAGTAGATGAGGCGAAGCTGACCGCAATGGAAGAGGTGGCACCTGCTGTTGAATCTCCTATGCCTGATTATGCAATTGAAGGTATGGGTAAGACCGGAGAAGTTGCAGCTATTGTTGCAGGCACTCTTATTGTGCTTGTAATCGGTTTTGCTTTTGGTAAGCTGACCAAAAAATAA
- the cbiM gene encoding cobalt transporter CbiM, with translation MHIPDSFMPLSQALIYWVAALPFILMSVRWARNELDETKVPILAALAAGIFAIQALNIPIGMGTSGHMVGAALVAIILGSPLAGVLVLTLVLLVQGFVFADGGITVMGANILNMGVISGFVGYYTFVVLRKSRISIAASAFVGAWLGLLVSALATAVELYLAGTFPLVPGLTAMGLYHLIIGFVGEGIITAVVITAIQKSRPDLIDNSFLSSEAKGAAA, from the coding sequence ATGCATATACCGGATTCATTTATGCCTTTAAGTCAGGCACTTATCTACTGGGTGGCCGCCCTGCCCTTTATACTGATGTCAGTCAGATGGGCGCGAAACGAACTTGACGAAACCAAGGTACCAATACTTGCAGCACTTGCCGCAGGTATATTTGCCATACAGGCCTTAAATATCCCGATAGGTATGGGTACCAGCGGACATATGGTGGGAGCGGCCCTTGTTGCAATAATCCTGGGTAGCCCGCTGGCAGGTGTACTTGTACTGACGCTTGTCCTGCTTGTACAGGGATTCGTGTTTGCTGACGGGGGCATCACGGTTATGGGTGCGAATATTCTCAATATGGGAGTAATATCCGGCTTTGTTGGCTACTATACCTTCGTAGTTCTGAGGAAGAGCAGGATCAGCATTGCAGCCTCCGCTTTTGTGGGTGCATGGCTGGGTCTGCTTGTATCCGCACTTGCAACTGCCGTTGAATTATATCTTGCAGGAACCTTCCCGCTGGTTCCGGGACTCACCGCAATGGGTCTTTATCATCTGATCATAGGATTCGTGGGCGAAGGTATTATCACTGCAGTGGTGATCACAGCAATACAGAAATCAAGGCCGGACCTCATTGATAACTCCTTTCTGAGTTCTGAGGCAAAGGGGGCGGCGGCATGA
- a CDS encoding radical SAM protein — MTTFSPVIAAKALWQMRIRKRPFVLSHAINSRCNMRCGFCEYWKESGSQMDLEEVFRLLDEARDFGILAYNAWTVEPLLREDLPEILAHAKGLGMITSLITNGLLLEKRADELDNLDYLSVSVDGISSYKEIRGIEFDRILPGIIKAKEKMENPLLLNCVISGKNLDDIEELIIMAKELDVKVSFEPMYEFGGIDSDTWNEFGIRDMEKYRRVVDRIIDMKREGYPIINSLTYLKMVRELKTNFSCHANDIILDVAADGSIENCRVHREPIGHIRDGIENVWEATREKRKAISDKCQKCLFFGYVENSLMYDFNLEVMQHYEWM; from the coding sequence ATGACGACATTCTCACCTGTGATCGCCGCAAAGGCCCTCTGGCAGATGCGGATCAGAAAAAGACCCTTTGTACTTTCCCATGCCATCAACAGCAGATGTAATATGAGGTGCGGATTCTGTGAATACTGGAAAGAGAGTGGTTCGCAGATGGATCTTGAGGAAGTCTTCAGGCTGCTTGACGAAGCAAGGGATTTTGGCATACTTGCCTATAATGCCTGGACGGTCGAACCTCTGCTCAGAGAAGACCTTCCTGAGATACTTGCCCATGCAAAAGGACTTGGCATGATAACATCACTTATTACCAACGGGCTGCTTCTGGAAAAAAGGGCAGATGAGCTTGACAATCTGGATTATCTCTCAGTTTCAGTGGACGGTATCTCAAGTTATAAAGAGATAAGAGGAATCGAATTTGACAGGATACTGCCGGGAATAATCAAAGCAAAGGAAAAGATGGAGAATCCCCTGCTTCTGAACTGTGTGATCAGCGGCAAAAACCTTGATGACATTGAAGAGCTCATCATCATGGCAAAGGAACTTGATGTTAAAGTCTCATTCGAACCAATGTACGAGTTCGGAGGGATTGATAGCGATACCTGGAACGAATTTGGTATACGGGACATGGAAAAGTACCGCAGGGTTGTCGACAGGATCATTGACATGAAAAGAGAGGGATACCCGATCATCAATTCCCTCACCTACCTGAAAATGGTAAGAGAGCTCAAAACAAACTTTAGCTGCCACGCCAATGACATCATACTTGACGTTGCCGCAGATGGAAGTATCGAGAACTGCCGGGTCCACAGGGAACCCATCGGACACATACGTGATGGTATTGAGAACGTCTGGGAAGCCACCAGAGAGAAGAGGAAAGCAATCTCAGATAAGTGTCAGAAGTGCCTTTTCTTCGGATATGTGGAAAACAGCCTCATGTACGATTTCAATCTTGAGGTCATGCAGCACTATGAATGGATGTAA
- a CDS encoding SAM hydrolase/SAM-dependent halogenase family protein — protein sequence MPVITLTTDFGSLYPAALKAVILGIEPGAQIVDITHSIAHADIRAGAFAMYTVVDYFPKGTVHVAVVDPGVGTERNSIVISSGGQFFVGPDNGLMIPAALKLGDIQVYKITNTELLGDVSSTFHGRDIFARIGAHLLGDMMPDDVGEKTEGYVNMDFGAVDAIGNSVSGEVIYVDDFGNIITNISGKLILDRIGFGEKLNVSGTKIPFMQTYGFVNKGELLSLIGSHGFFEIAVNLGSAASELGIKNGDKINILIP from the coding sequence ATGCCGGTAATCACACTGACGACTGATTTTGGTTCACTTTATCCCGCAGCTCTCAAGGCAGTTATACTCGGGATAGAGCCCGGAGCACAGATCGTGGATATTACCCATTCGATAGCCCATGCGGACATCCGGGCAGGAGCATTTGCGATGTATACGGTGGTGGATTATTTTCCGAAAGGCACCGTGCATGTGGCTGTGGTGGACCCGGGTGTAGGAACTGAGAGAAACTCTATTGTAATCTCCTCCGGTGGTCAGTTCTTTGTTGGTCCTGATAATGGGCTCATGATCCCTGCTGCTTTAAAGCTCGGAGATATCCAGGTCTACAAAATTACAAATACAGAGTTATTGGGTGATGTTTCATCTACTTTTCATGGAAGGGATATATTTGCCCGTATAGGTGCCCACCTCTTGGGGGATATGATGCCTGATGATGTGGGAGAAAAAACAGAAGGTTATGTGAATATGGATTTCGGAGCCGTGGATGCTATAGGTAACTCGGTTTCAGGTGAAGTGATCTATGTGGATGATTTTGGTAATATTATCACCAACATATCCGGAAAGCTGATACTGGATCGTATCGGTTTCGGAGAAAAGCTGAATGTGTCTGGGACAAAAATTCCGTTCATGCAGACCTATGGTTTTGTGAACAAAGGAGAACTTTTATCACTTATCGGAAGCCATGGATTTTTTGAGATTGCTGTGAACCTGGGAAGTGCGGCATCGGAACTTGGGATCAAAAATGGAGATAAGATTAATATTCTTATTCCTTGA
- the thiC gene encoding phosphomethylpyrimidine synthase ThiC: MTIVTDAKNGKITEEMKIVAESEGKDPEFIRRGIAAGRIVIPMTPYRDIKLCGMGEGLRTKVNASIGASSDIVDEEMEVAKAKAAEAAGADTLMELGTGGDFLGIRKKVCDAISLPVGSVPLYQAFITAAKRDGSIVHMTEDDLWHATEEQAKLGTNFMAIHTGINNIVLDRLKGHGRYGGLCSRGGAFMSTWMLHNEKENPLYADFDYLCEILKEHEVTLSTGNGMRAGAVHDATDRAQVQELIINSECAQKAHDEYDLQVIVEGPGHVPLDQVEMNVKLMKAMSGGKPFYMLGPLVSDIGAGRDHIVTAIGASASAAAGCDFLCYVTPAEHLALPNLEDVVEGVKTSKIAAHVGDMVKYPETARDVDLAMGRARAKLDWEAQYKLALDPELARSIRDSRAPGDEDACTMCGDFCALKIVNANYDLCK, translated from the coding sequence ATGACAATCGTAACAGATGCAAAGAACGGTAAAATCACAGAAGAGATGAAGATCGTTGCCGAATCCGAAGGTAAGGATCCAGAATTCATCAGACGTGGAATCGCTGCAGGCAGAATTGTAATCCCTATGACCCCATACAGGGATATCAAGCTCTGTGGTATGGGTGAAGGCCTGAGGACAAAGGTCAACGCATCCATCGGTGCATCATCAGACATCGTTGATGAGGAAATGGAAGTTGCAAAGGCAAAGGCAGCAGAAGCTGCAGGCGCAGACACACTCATGGAACTCGGTACCGGCGGAGACTTCCTTGGTATCAGGAAAAAGGTATGTGACGCAATCTCCCTTCCTGTAGGTTCAGTTCCACTCTATCAGGCATTCATCACAGCAGCAAAGAGGGACGGTTCAATTGTCCACATGACAGAGGACGATCTCTGGCACGCAACCGAGGAGCAGGCTAAGCTCGGTACAAACTTCATGGCCATCCACACAGGTATCAACAACATTGTCCTTGACAGGTTGAAGGGACATGGCAGATACGGTGGTCTCTGTTCCCGTGGCGGTGCGTTCATGAGCACATGGATGCTGCACAACGAGAAGGAAAACCCGCTTTACGCAGACTTCGATTACCTTTGTGAGATCCTCAAGGAACACGAAGTTACCCTGTCCACTGGTAACGGAATGCGTGCAGGAGCAGTCCACGACGCAACCGACAGGGCACAGGTACAGGAGCTCATCATCAACTCCGAATGCGCACAGAAAGCACACGACGAATACGACCTTCAGGTAATCGTTGAAGGCCCGGGTCACGTACCACTTGACCAGGTAGAAATGAACGTCAAGCTCATGAAAGCAATGAGCGGTGGAAAACCATTCTACATGCTCGGTCCACTCGTATCAGACATCGGCGCAGGTCGCGACCACATCGTAACAGCTATCGGTGCATCAGCTTCCGCAGCAGCTGGCTGTGACTTCCTCTGTTACGTAACACCTGCAGAACACCTCGCACTTCCAAACCTTGAAGATGTTGTTGAAGGTGTCAAGACCTCAAAGATCGCAGCACATGTCGGTGACATGGTCAAGTACCCAGAAACAGCTCGTGATGTTGACCTTGCAATGGGCAGGGCACGCGCAAAACTCGACTGGGAGGCACAGTACAAGCTTGCACTCGACCCCGAACTCGCAAGGAGCATCAGGGACAGCAGAGCACCAGGCGACGAAGACGCATGTACAATGTGCGGTGACTTCTGCGCTCTTAAGATTGTCAACGCGAACTACGACCTCTGCAAGTAA
- the aglJ gene encoding S-layer glycoprotein N-glycosyltransferase AglJ, giving the protein MSNEDVCVLIPALNEEATIGQLIEDFHSEGFDNILVMDGHSSDRTREIAEKKGAKVVVQSGRGKGQAIQEAFELIDSDYTVMVDGDGTYLANDIHTILKPLRDGSADQVIGNRFADYEAGAFTRLNRMGNRVLNKLFGFAYGEWLEDILTGYRGYTLRAIKSFDLRETGFEIESEMTIDSIKKDHRIEVVPITYLKRHSKAATKLNPLKDGFRIGRTIYKMAKLHNPMFYFGLIGGVFIVAGLIAGIYVVSEWLQGVTRVPLTVLTALLIIAGFQMFVFGMLSDLIVSLHRENMRTLRKMHDHEKD; this is encoded by the coding sequence TTGTCGAACGAAGATGTTTGTGTCCTGATACCTGCGTTAAACGAAGAAGCCACCATAGGGCAGCTCATAGAGGATTTTCATTCCGAGGGCTTTGATAACATCCTCGTTATGGATGGTCACAGCAGTGACCGCACCCGTGAGATCGCTGAAAAGAAAGGTGCAAAGGTCGTTGTCCAGAGTGGCAGGGGCAAGGGTCAGGCCATCCAGGAAGCCTTTGAACTGATAGACAGTGATTATACTGTCATGGTTGACGGTGACGGCACGTACCTTGCCAATGATATACACACGATACTCAAACCGCTGCGTGACGGAAGTGCGGATCAGGTCATAGGTAACAGGTTTGCGGATTATGAAGCCGGTGCCTTTACACGCTTAAACCGCATGGGTAACCGTGTGCTCAACAAACTGTTCGGTTTTGCATACGGTGAATGGCTTGAGGACATACTTACGGGTTACAGGGGCTATACTCTCAGGGCTATCAAATCCTTTGACCTGAGGGAGACCGGTTTTGAGATCGAGTCCGAGATGACCATAGACAGTATCAAGAAGGACCACAGAATAGAGGTTGTCCCGATCACCTATTTGAAAAGGCATTCCAAAGCAGCTACCAAACTAAATCCGCTGAAGGATGGTTTCAGGATAGGCCGTACGATCTATAAAATGGCAAAATTGCATAACCCTATGTTCTATTTCGGCCTGATTGGTGGCGTTTTCATTGTGGCAGGTCTGATCGCGGGAATTTATGTGGTCTCCGAATGGCTGCAGGGTGTTACCCGTGTTCCTCTTACCGTTTTAACTGCCCTTCTTATTATTGCCGGTTTTCAGATGTTCGTTTTCGGTATGTTAAGTGATCTGATAGTTTCTCTTCACAGGGAGAACATGCGCACCCTGCGCAAGATGCATGATCATGAGAAGGACTGA
- a CDS encoding TATA-box-binding protein, translating to MSDYNIKIENVVASTKLAEEFDLTKIEAEFEGAEYNKQKFPGLVYRVSDPKAAFLVFTSGKVVCTGAKNVDDVHTVIGNMAKKLNDIGIKTIADPEITVQNIVASADLQAVLNLNAIAIGLGLENIEYEPEQFPGLVYRIDDPKVVVLIFSSGKLVVTGGKSPENCEQGVEVVRQQLDSMGLL from the coding sequence ATGTCAGATTATAACATAAAGATTGAAAATGTAGTAGCATCTACTAAACTTGCAGAGGAGTTCGATCTTACAAAGATAGAGGCAGAATTCGAGGGCGCTGAGTATAACAAGCAGAAGTTCCCCGGACTTGTGTACAGGGTTTCTGACCCAAAGGCTGCATTTTTGGTCTTCACATCTGGAAAAGTGGTATGTACAGGTGCAAAGAATGTTGATGATGTTCACACCGTAATCGGCAATATGGCAAAGAAGCTCAATGATATCGGTATCAAGACAATAGCCGATCCTGAGATCACCGTACAGAATATTGTTGCTTCCGCGGACCTCCAGGCAGTACTCAACCTTAATGCTATTGCAATAGGTCTTGGTCTCGAGAACATTGAATATGAACCTGAACAGTTCCCCGGACTTGTCTACCGTATCGATGATCCGAAGGTCGTAGTACTTATTTTCAGTTCAGGTAAACTTGTGGTTACAGGCGGCAAATCTCCCGAGAACTGTGAGCAGGGTGTCGAGGTCGTAAGACAGCAGCTCGACAGCATGGGCTTACTGTAA
- the scpB gene encoding SMC-Scp complex subunit ScpB, translating to MSDRETIEAALFAAGSALDVATLSKLVGKQKKKVAPIIEQLISEYESRESGIEILDLGGRYVMQVKAEYAELVRPLAPKELSAPMLRTLSMIAYHQPLVQSELIDMRGNSAYDHIRELKERGLVEAAPHGRTKILSTTPLFADYFGLESNDPELVKKKIVELSRVQSGQSGLNKWLGRKFVGVTPMYESLMEMCGIRDYKVINAYEPTEEELEELEDVYKLVISRGYTEKVSKHYDGEIIEVGSTTFDDIIEAMRSLENVSDSEKVQSNIETVKDLKDRYFSKALVFSKKVQPATDMVARIVSDLRLGVSADGIIIAPDYGMSVEGVNVSEGADITVPTHRSLEGDLIERVCGKYDAILDGLKEFEN from the coding sequence ATGAGCGACAGGGAAACAATTGAGGCGGCTTTGTTTGCCGCAGGTTCGGCACTTGATGTCGCGACCCTTTCAAAACTGGTGGGCAAGCAAAAGAAAAAGGTAGCTCCCATAATCGAGCAGCTTATCAGTGAATACGAGTCTCGTGAAAGCGGAATCGAGATACTGGATCTTGGTGGCCGTTATGTGATGCAGGTGAAAGCCGAGTATGCAGAACTCGTAAGGCCTCTGGCTCCGAAGGAGTTGAGTGCTCCCATGCTTCGTACTCTTTCCATGATTGCTTATCATCAGCCCCTTGTCCAGTCCGAACTGATCGATATGAGGGGCAACTCCGCCTATGATCATATCCGTGAACTCAAGGAGCGTGGACTTGTTGAAGCTGCTCCTCACGGTAGGACAAAGATACTCAGCACCACTCCTCTTTTTGCTGACTATTTCGGACTTGAATCCAATGATCCGGAACTTGTGAAGAAGAAGATCGTTGAGCTCTCCCGTGTGCAGAGCGGACAGAGTGGCCTGAACAAGTGGCTTGGACGTAAGTTCGTGGGGGTCACTCCAATGTACGAATCCCTTATGGAGATGTGCGGTATCAGGGATTACAAGGTCATCAATGCCTACGAACCCACAGAAGAGGAGCTTGAGGAACTGGAAGATGTCTACAAGCTTGTGATCTCAAGGGGATATACCGAGAAGGTCAGCAAACACTACGATGGTGAGATCATCGAAGTGGGTTCCACGACCTTTGATGATATCATTGAGGCCATGAGGTCACTGGAAAACGTTTCCGATTCTGAGAAGGTGCAGTCCAATATTGAAACAGTAAAGGACCTGAAAGACCGCTATTTCTCCAAGGCACTTGTCTTCAGTAAAAAGGTACAACCTGCAACGGATATGGTTGCACGCATAGTAAGTGATCTGAGGCTCGGTGTTTCTGCTGACGGCATAATCATAGCTCCTGATTACGGTATGTCCGTTGAAGGTGTGAATGTCAGTGAAGGAGCGGACATTACGGTTCCCACGCATCGCAGCCTTGAAGGAGATCTTATCGAGAGGGTATGCGGCAAGTATGATGCGATACTGGACGGACTGAAGGAATTTGAGAACTGA